A segment of the Ictalurus punctatus breed USDA103 chromosome 24, Coco_2.0, whole genome shotgun sequence genome:
ATCGGTTTCTCTTTTGACACAGCTGGTGATGGGGATGTGGGTCGCGGTGAtatttcagagacaggttggCTTAAACCTTTATGATGCCAACCACAGCGCTTCCACCAAACCACTGAAGACATCCAGCTGCAGTGCAGAGGTCTTCCGTTATCCGTGGCTCCTTCAGGAGAGAAGTGCACAAACAAATGGGATGACATGTTGGAACCGTCAACAatcccttgtgttttattcaggATGTAGCAAGAATAATAAAGTTTTGAAATTCTGTTTCTCATGTGCCCGTATTTGAGACATAAAAGCCCTGTCGTTAACTTTAATATCCTTTTCTTCAAGTGGCACCGGCACATCAATGAGGGCATGTTTCCTGTGACAAATTAACTGAAAGGTAGTTTATAGTcagatgaacagagagaagTGTAAGAGAGAGATACACCTTTCAATGGCAACAGAATATGGCAGTTCTCCAACAGAATAAAGCACCATTTTttgtgtgaggggaaaatgaGACTTGCATATGGAGAAAAAGCGATGTTaatagttcaacaaacagaatCAAGTCCTAATTATATTTTGAAACAAAGACTCACAGCTGTGAAATCAAAGAGTGCCTCAAAGACCATGTACAGAGCATACTGAAATCCCCCCAGCCCTTCCAAAACATTCAGTCAAGTTCAGTTCAAAATCCATACAAAAGTCAAAGGGAAGCACTGACCCAGAACTTGTGTTCCCTTACCCAGTCATGACCGGGGAAGCACTtcacgtgaccggtatctgacgTCAGTGCTaaatcacgcctatttataggcctgctgtggtcACGTGATGTGGCAATTACATGCGTCCCGTGACCATAAAGACGGCACCTGTGAATCATGCTATAAGCCTCGGTGTCTTCAGTGAAAGACCGCGTGTCGGACTGTTCATGTGAGCGCTCCGAAAAATGCTTCACTTTCGCCCTATTTTCCAACAACTACAACAGCTAAAAAATCTcaacttttctgtccctttaaataaaaagaaaagtatgagtcAGAGAGAGTTCAGGAATTGTTACTTCTTTCTCTTACGAGGGGAACCAGTGCATCATTTTTATGAGAGTGGAGCATGCTGCCCATCGCTAGCTAGCTCTCTGCGCATGCTAGTTATCTAGCTAACTATATCTGCGCGTGCGCGGTGTTGGAGTGGGCGTGGTGTGTAGAGCGCGTGAGAGCCGTTTGGCGTCTTGTCAAAGTTTTTTgcgagtttgtttgtttttttttattttcttccattAATTTATCGAAGCTCTAGTTATTGAGTTATCGGTGGGTAGTGAAAGTTAAGAGTGGGTGAAGGTGAGCGGGACGCCATGGCCTCCGAGGCCGGAGAGGAGACGCTGTCTCTCCGCCATGGCGTCAGGTGTGTACCGGGGAATGGAGAACAGGTGGAGGAGGTTCTGCTGGCGGTGGGAGAGCAGGGATAACACCGACACCCGCGCCCGTACCAGCAGTAACACCGACACACGCGCCCGTACCAGCAGTAACACCGACACCCGCGCCCGTACCAGCAGTAACACAGACACCCGCGCCCGTACCAGCAGTAACACAGACACCCGCGCCCGTACCAGCGGTAACACCGACACCCGCGCCCGTACCAGCAGTAACACTGACACCCGCGCCCGTACCAGCAGTAACACCGACACCCGCGCCCGTACCAGCAGAAACACCGACACCCGCGCCCGTACCAGCAGAAACACCGACACCACAGACAGTTTTCACTTCAAGCCCTACACCGCTATCACCGGTGGAGACAGTGACCCCACACAACCGCAGCAGAAGAAGCTACAGGACAAGAACATTGAGAAGAATAAAACTAAACCGGAAATAATAAGGGAGGAGAGGGACAAGGTGGGGGAATCGTCTGAACAAGCACAGCGTAATGTTGAGATGTTGGAGGACTTGGGCCCAGAGTGCAGTGAAGGAGCGGCAGGAGAGGAACCGCcacagacatggaggaggaaAGAGTCACCCCAGAACAACCAGGTACTTTCAGCCGTCCAGAGCAACCTGAAGAgctttacactctctctctctctctatccatctatctagcgctctctctctagctctctttctatctatctatctagctctctctatctatctagctctctctctctctctctctctctctctctatctttctagctctctctcaatctttctagctctctctatctagctctctatctatctctctctatgtagctctctatctctctctctatctagctctctctctctatctagctctctatctatctagctctctttctagctctctctctatctttctagcTCTCTCTttctagctctctatctatctatctctctctctctatctatctagctatctagctctctctatctagctctatctctatctagctctctctctatctagctctctctctctatctagctctctctatctagctctctctctctatctagctctctctatctagctctagctctctctatctagctctatctagctctctatctatctatctagtgttggctcaaatttagcctattacccaaaaacatttaaaattcaacttagaagccaatactcacatctacctctgagaccagttggagacagaaaaaatacaccagccgtgagtgagaagaagcaagggtccagctttattgttccattccaccacacgagatccacaccgatgagaattctcagaagtgatcccaataccctgagcttaagctccagtatttatactgtatttacacactaaataacccatatgtttcaagaagactatgatctcactaccaatagggttaaaaaattatgttaaaaaagttatgatagagagcagaattcatctttggatcattgtcttgctgcatcatCCGGTTCTGCTTGTATTTCAACTTAGGGATTGAAGACTGgagattctcctttaggattttctgatagagagcagaattcatgttttccttgACTATTGCcgaggccctgaagcagcagagcatccccacaagtgccacctccatgcttgactgtaggtatgatgttagtagttatatcatacactttctgtcaaactgtcaatcaaagtgttgtgtgtgataatttatgaccctctgtgcttccctgactgacaggtctgtagttgtggtgaggggggtaaccctatggagtttatcagatgatcagtctggctcctttgtgtctgggggtgttgtggagaggtgtgtgggggggaatagtccccctcccaacgaaaggtgtttatgttaatgagtttggtttttggtggggtgaaacacgtctgaaaagaaataatgtttttaatatgtggatgtgtttgtgttactgtgtggcgttatttcgtttgtgtaaacacattgttagaaaagcatgatgtttgaatgtgtacatatatgagtagaatatttgttttgtgaaataaatgaaaacaattgttgattatgttttttagggatcccggtttacctttgaataaaaagtttaggagttaaagcgtctttaaaaaaaaaaaaaaaaaaaaaaagaatctgtttaaaataatcgtttgtattacatacattctaaacacaaaccgttaggatgtaaaaaatgatcaaaagagctgtttaaaaagaatccgtattaccaggtttccaaaaaaaacacataaaaacttcaggaggtaaaaatggttaaaagagctgtttaaaaagaatagcgcatatcacatgacttctaaacaaagatccttacgaggtgaaaatgttaaagtgctggctaaaaggatctccgtaatgtttaaactaggagagaagtattttccagagatgtcttccagtcactgtgttaagcagtaatgaagttaaactgagacacctcactctcgctaaaccccgcccacacatacgtgttttcagacacgcccctctctctctctctctctctctctctctctctccctctctctctctctctctctaaacacacccatacacgtgttttcatcgtagccagtacgttctgtcaaaatgtcaatcacggcggtagaactagagggctaatttatggtttgtgtttttcctgaccgacagttctgtaggtacacctaatttatgaccggggtggtgggggtggtgggggtaaccctatccactgtatcagtgggtctTTTTGGCACCTGTATGTCTGGGTTGTGTCCTTCCATTCCtgggggtgtgtgttttgtgtattgtggGGGATCTCccccaacaaatgtgtttatgttaatgacactgttgtgaaacgtgtttctccctgaattaatcacacacaaatgtatacctttttggggtataagagaatgtttgtttctgaacttacttttgtggtattgttttattttgaagcttaAGGGTGGTTTAGGTGAAATATGTCTGAAAAGAATATCAATGTTTAATATGGGCGTGTGTTTTTGTTACTGTGTgggttattttgtttgtgtaaacacattgttagaaaagcatgatggttgaatgtgaatatatatgagcagaatgtttgctagtgaaatatatgaaaaaacTGTTGATTACGTGTTTGGGAGAACGGCGTGACtctgaataaacatttactgaaataaaaccccTGAAACAGATAAAACATCGATGTGGCCAAAGaactgtaaaaaatgtttttacatacattgtaaacataaacctttaggaggtgaaacgtttaaaagtgctgtttaaaagaatcgtgcgttttgtttcaactataaacaagattttggaaaatggttcgccaacgaggatacttacacagaactgccgTTAAATACATATGAtgttgtctatgctttgacatcccatgtccccactGGCTGACAGTCAAGTCGTGTACATTTAGGCCCTCTGTAACactgtttgatctgaatgtgtgatctttcctggcagttgtctgtctgtgtgtgagagagacgttctgggggttttgctgaccagaatgcttacaaatgtaaatatgttaacgaattaaggagagagtcgtgcgtctcagtgcttaaataatggttaagaagTTGTAGTTAAAGCACAGAAGAatctctgcaactatctgttacaatggctGCTCCGAGAAATGCTAATACCCCTAGAGgaatgctgtgtattcaccaacaagaggatctgttgaaatgagagaggacctgacttctgctccaagaaaaaaaaaacccaagatgttagtttggcaatttattcatgaagatattgtaaagacattgttgtttaaccctgagcagggcgtcaacaactccaaagattGTGTCTTAAGGCCGAGGGtttttaggaggtagaaaaacatgtaaagatgatgttttaaaagaaatgggtgTTTCGTCCAtaatggcaaaaaataaaaaatggttgtacggcaatgtgaaataaatcggtggagacacactgagtacatttctgttccacagtctataaggatccccaccattaatgtagtgtgaaaaatgtacacaccCCCCGTGACTACATTggttaaggtttaaacatttttattttgtgatggcagaaagacaaaactgttgtacatttggtatctggtgattttagaattagaccccaactgtcaaatatgttttgacaTAGAATGTGAATTGCTTTGTCAGGCAAAGagcacgatggtatggaaagagtatgaTGAGGTGATCTAATGCTGAGGAGTTCTACAGTACTTTGACTTGGGAACATTCCAACATGGCcctcagagaggcattatctaaagTACGTacatataatatagatcagatcaccagtatgtctttacccactcctgatctggagtcaaaatgattagtttatttccttgtatgggttttatgacagtgagcagtcatatacactataagccAAAGTTATAGAAACAGGAGAGTTATTTGTAAAggtttcaaaatattttaacagttGAGGCAtttttccaacagaacagaatattagacagtTAGTGTAAactagggtaaaaaaaaatctctgaaatatatcggtgaaaatatttttccattttaaaggcATCATATTAGAAACGATAGTACGGCCTTTGTTGATAAGTTACCTCATACTTTATAacaatttgtttaggagcatctgaatctggcaaacaACTTTTATTCCATTTAGGCATGCAAgaaaagttaataaacaaattaggaagaaatgacttgtgcactactgctgcgggtattaagtcaaaccattttgttcaaacttcagtgtgatccatagagaagcagaaacctatggcaccttatgaataccatgtgaaggattaagttgactcgtcccttacagttacaaagacgtgtccttgtgcaggataaaaaaagtaatatgagatgtataagaatatattttatcaaatataagacattataaggaagaaacataataatattatttaacaaggtcttcCAATCAGCCctctggagcttgagctccgggtgtcggatcacttctgagaattctcagcGCTGTGGAATGAACTTGAATtgtaagtgtttttgggtaataagctaaatttgggc
Coding sequences within it:
- the LOC128629035 gene encoding uncharacterized protein LOC128629035 isoform X1, with the translated sequence MASGVYRGMENRWRRFCWRWESRDNTDTRARTSSNTDTRARTSSNTDTRARTSSNTDTRARTSSNTDTRARTSGNTDTRARTSSNTDTRARTSSNTDTRARTSRNTDTRARTSRNTDTTDSFHFKPYTAITGGDSDPTQPQQKKLQDKNIEKNKTKPEIIREERDKVGESSEQAQRNVEMLEDLGPECSEGAAGEEPPQTWRRKESPQNNQGLKTGDSPLGFSDREQNSCFP
- the LOC128629035 gene encoding uncharacterized protein LOC128629035 isoform X2, which gives rise to MASGVYRGMENRWRRFCWRWESRDNTDTRARTSSNTDTRARTSSNTDTRARTSSNTDTRARTSSNTDTRARTSGNTDTRARTSSNTDTRARTSSNTDTRARTSRNTDTRARTSRNTDTTDSFHFKPYTAITGGDSDPTQPQQKKLQDKNIEKNKTKPEIIREERDKVGESSEQAQRNVEMLEDLGPECSEGAAGEEPPQTWRRKESPQNNQNNDPAASRRSREANTEIG